The genomic DNA CCCTGCGTACGGCCTCGAGTTTCTGCCCATCCCACCCATGGGCCATGGGACCATATTAATTTACAGCTCATTTTGGGCGTGGGTCGTGGCCCGCGTACGATGAAGAGAGCTCGTGGGCCCTGGGGTGTGCCATCGTATCGTACTGTACGCTTTGCGATTCGTGCTGTGGGGGGACGGGCCTACGGTTGTTGGTGTGCGACGCCGACGAGGGAGCGAGTAGATTTGCGAACTTTGAACAAAGACAGCTCACTTGCGCACAAAGCGTGATGATTGGTTGATTTTTGTGGGCCACCAAGGCCTCTCTGTGTCactgtgtgtatgtgtgtcgTCCCTAGGACGCAAGCAGTgatgagcaaaaaaaaaagccggCAAGCCGCAAAGGCGAGATAGATCTGCTTTTGCAAATTGCGACCCAAAGAGCACTGCATTTGTTTCATTGCAGTATCATGGTTGACACATGGACTCTAATGGTAAGTTCGGTGGATAACGGCCGGCGGACGCAATGGCAAACGTGCAGAGTAGACAGGGAGCTCGAACCAATCAAGAACGGCCGTTCTGACCTTGCCCAACTCAGCAACCGCTCTTCACGTGGTGTTACCTGTCCGGAGTAATCTATTGCTGGATTGCTGCGTACAGGCCTCTCCGATCGACCATTGGAGTTTGGAGCTGGCTAATATAACCAGTGCTGGTCAGCACCGGCTAGCTAACGAAGAACCGGTCAAGTGTAGGTTCCTTCAGGCTTGAGCTCACCATGGGGTTCAGAGAACTCGAGGTGGTTGTCAAACCCTAACCTGTTTCTATGCTAATTCGTTTCTGACTTTCTGTTACGTCCTGCTGATCTGGTTGTCTTTCCCCTAGGGCTGTAAAATCCAGCCACCTGTCAGAGACAGGAATCTGACGAACGAGCCTTTTTCTGAAATCATCCAGAGCCTGTCGAGTCCAGGAATGACTGACTAACAACTACCTTTTCTGAAATCATTCAGACACCGTGCGTGCATGACAGCACGAGCATTCAGCTCTGTGCCCTTTGTCCGAGCCTgtccctcctcgccgcggccgaATCATCCCGTTAGGCTCGCGCCTAATTGGACACGCCGCTTGCCTTTAACAACTCGATCAGCAGCAAGATCGCGATCTGTTACAAGATTATAATACGGATTCTGAACGTACATAAAAAGTAGTATAATAATGTAGTCCCCACGTACTCCGTGACCTCATGTGCGATTAGAGACGGAACGGAGTGCATGCATTGAGCAGAGCTGAGCATGCATCTGCGCGCCACGGCGTCGAGAGCGGCGCGACCTCGGCGTGGCAGGTTCACTGCACGGCTCCGGCCGTGCGTCTCGATTATACTACCCGTGTCTTCGCGAGGAGGATCCCGTTGTTTGATCGGGCGGGATCTCGTCAGGCAGCGGCATGATTGGGGGCagtgcgcggggggggggggggggggggggggggggcgggcgcACGCGGCACGCTGTAGCAGCGAGGGGGAGACATGGGTATTTCACACGCaatttgagaaaagaatctcgcatgcatggagtgctaaatgaagtctatttgtaaaaaaatttcaaaaatagacgtaacttttcgcgacgaatctaatgacagtaattaatcgatgatttaatacaatgatgctacagtgacgGCGAAACGTTGGATCTGCCTATTTGAGTCCTGGTGGTGGGCCGGTGGCCCTGGCTGTCCTTCTTGACGAGGCCGGTCGGATCTGGGCGCCCAGTGTGTTTCGAGTCCCTGGGGCGCGGGCCTCCGCCCGCTAGATGCGATCGGATGGGCCGGCTGATATGGGGGCACAGGCTGACAGGCGGACAGCTCATCGGGGCGAATTGTGTTGTGCGGCCGCCGTGCGGAGGCTCGTGGTGGGCGCGTGCGAGTTGTGGTGGGCGTACGATGAAAATGAAATGAAGCGCAACCCCCAGGCTGCCACCCAGGTCCAGCCGCGCGATGCAGAGTTGAGTTCACCAGGCATCTATTCGAATGAAAATCGGCAAGAAGCAGTGGTCGTTTTTTGAGCTGAAGCTACAGCAGCATCGTGTGGAGGAAGGACGATGAGACAGAGTCCAAGaacttggcaggcaccctcctCTTTTGTCAGTACCGACAGCAGGTGATTGGTTCAGTTCAAGGGTTAGCCGGAAAATCAAAGTAGCCGCGGGCGTCGGGAGCGCAGCTGAAAAACCTACGCGCGCTGGCGCGATGCCGCGATCAGAGTTTCCTTCAGAATTTCAGATCTTACGTTGGCCGTGCAGCTCGCGGCTACGGCAACGCGGCTGCCAGCCTGCCACGCCCACCGTGTTACAATGGGCAACAGAGTGCATTTTTTCCTGTCTGAAGTTCAGCAGAATTTCGGTGATCGATGCCGTAAGTGATGGATTCAGAACTGAAGAACGATCATCTTTTGTCATCAGTATTGCGCAGACACCGCCAACTCCACCATGTTCGAGAGGGATGGAGGGAGACAGAGACAGATATAAtcatataaaaagaaaataggtTTATATATTCTGATTGAGATGCTTGGCTTATATACTTAAGAGTATTTAGATTTAAATATGCAACTTGATAAAATATGCGGCCTATTAAAATATGCGGCTTGTTATGCGTAGGATTGCTTTTTTGTCCTTATGCAATTATTGAAGACTTTGTTTAAATGCTTATGCTTTGGAGTTGATTAGTTTTATACGTTCTGTAAGATCTTTGGGTTGGCGAAACCAACGTGACAGCCAGTGTATTTTGTTGTTGTAAAATCCTACTTGGTATTAATGGTATTTATCACAAGTTTGTGTCTAACCAAGAGTCTCTTATCCCTCAATATCTACGGTCATGACTATGCGGCCTGAAATCATGTTATCTTCTTATACAGTTCTACCTGAAGGGAACACTTATCTACGCCTACAACGTTCTATCAATTGCCAAACATGAGCTTCAAACAAGAACTACCGAAGAGGTTTCTCCTAAGGGTTCTTGGCAAAGAAAATTAAGACACACGACCAGACCAGCAAATATAGAGAGGTAAAAAGAGAACTACTTTATTACAAACAAGCTTACATATGGTTTTCCTTTTGGGAACCTCAAATTAATACAAAAAGAAGGGAAAGATTACCTTACACTGGATATGTTACACTGGTTTTGGTGGCTATTTTACAGGGATGCTACTATGGGATTTTATTGGTTTGGGAACTCTCGCAGGTTCATCACAGAGGCTCTAGCTTCTCATTCCGATACCTTCGTTCTATGCAGTACCATCTCCTTATATAATGTTGCGTATCTTCGCTAATTTTATCTTCTTCGCCGAGCTTATCGCTCTGAGGTATGGTATGCAAATGGCGTGCACTGTGTTTGACTGAGAATCATGCTTATACTTTTGTTGTTGAACAAGTTTACTATGTGGAATCTTCTGGCTAGCATGCCTGAGACCGTGTTTAGATCCtctcccaaattttttttgaaaacggaATCtttctaatttgaagtactaaatgaggtctatttataaaactttttgcacagatgggttgtaaatcgcgaggcgaatctaatgatgataattaatctataattagtggatagttactgtagcatcactaatGCAAATCATGAATCAAGTAGACttattatattcgtctcgcgatttacagctcatcaatgcaaaaagttttataaatagacttcatttagtactccatgcatgtgttcaaatattcgatatgatatttttggatgtaaaaattttggatctaaacagaACTCGAGTGTCGGCATCCATAGCTTTATAATACTTCTGCGGTGGTGACTGGTGAGATTTGTGTGATTCATCTGAACGATCTGTTTGGCCTCGTAACAAGttactgctgctggtggtgctatCAACTTACCAAGCCTGTGTTAATtacttttttttgaagaaatgttAATTATCGATTTATTGTTTCTGATGTCATGGACACCGGACACTACCAATTCAGTTCGGTActcagctgctgctgctacagtACTACATCCAAGTATACAATTCCGACCGCTGCTTGGACAAATTACTAGCAGAACACAAAAAATAAGACAATGTCAGTGATTCTGCTAAAAAAATATCACTCTCAGAGGCTCGCCGAGTGCGGTCACCGCATCCAAAACCAGAAGCCAGCGAACGCCGCTTGCTGCCACCAAAGGCCGTCACTCCGTCAGGTCGAGACTCTGCCACCAAAGCATCGGATAAGGGCACGGGGGGGTCCCCATGAGCGGCAGCGacgccgcggcctccgcgcaggcggacgccgccgccatctgCGCCCAGGTCGCCGCCGTCTTCTCCGCGCCCTCGGCGCACCCGCCAGCACGTTCCGTCCTGGTTTCCGagctcgcggccgcggcggcccggGGCGGGCGCGTGTTCGTGCACGGCGTCGGGCGGGAGGGGCTCATGATGCGCGCCCTCTGCATGCGCCTCGCGCACCTGGGGCTCCCCGCGCACTGCGTCGGCGATGTCACGGCGCCACCTGCCGGCGGGGGCGACCTCCTCGTGGCCTCAGCGGGGCCCGGCGCGTTCTCCACCGTCGACGCCATctgcggcgtggcgcgcggcgccggcgcccgcgtcCTGCTGCTCACGGCCCGCCCCGAGGGGGAATTCCCGCGGCGCCAGGCGGACGTCGTGGCGCACCTCCCCGCGCAGACCAtggcggacgaggaggaggcggcggcggagagcgcgCCGTCGCGGGCGAAGCTGCCGATGGGGAGCCTGTACGAGGGAGCCATGTTCGTGCTGTTCGAGATGGTGGTGCTGGAGCTCGCGCGCGTCTTGGGCCAGAGCCCGGCCCAGATGAGGGCCCGCCACACGAACCTGGAGTAGTGTGTGTCCACTGTTCGGCCCAGCTCTGTCATCTACTGTGCAGTGATGAACTGATGATGCTAAAAAAACTACTGTGTAGTGATGAACTGACTGatgttcatcatttttttttttgaagaaagacTGATGTTCATCACCGTGTTGGTGGTTGAACGACAACAGTTACGAGCGATTACCGAATGATAGTGTACAATACTGGTTTAGACGTTCGTTAGCGTGTGCAAAGGCTATACTCGTACACATCGTTCTGtaatgcattttttttctcgaaaagATTCTGTAATGCATTTTTGCAGTGCTGAATTTGATTTCGTCTAATAAGTGGACCATCATATTGGTTACCTCAACGAACAATCTCATCATATCGGTCTCGTTAGCATTCACAAATTATACACTCATACACATGTTCCTTCCCTCTTCTTTAAAATTTGCGTTTAAAAAATCGAACAATTGTGGGGCTGGTGAGCCCGAGTGGCTCCCGGAGCCAGCCCCCAGGCCGGCGATTTCGATCCCTCGCGTTGGCACCAGGGAGGCCCTCTGTTACCTCTCCTAGTGAAAAAAAATCGAACAATTTCATGAAATGCTGCAGGCAAAGAAACTTTGTGCCCAAGAAGTTTGACAAAGAATATCTATCTCTATAACACGAAAGC from Panicum virgatum strain AP13 chromosome 7N, P.virgatum_v5, whole genome shotgun sequence includes the following:
- the LOC120683160 gene encoding 3-hexulose-6-phosphate isomerase-like → MSGSDAAASAQADAAAICAQVAAVFSAPSAHPPARSVLVSELAAAAARGGRVFVHGVGREGLMMRALCMRLAHLGLPAHCVGDVTAPPAGGGDLLVASAGPGAFSTVDAICGVARGAGARVLLLTARPEGEFPRRQADVVAHLPAQTMADEEEAAAESAPSRAKLPMGSLYEGAMFVLFEMVVLELARVLGQSPAQMRARHTNLE